The Mycobacteriales bacterium nucleotide sequence TGCCGAGCCCCGGGACAGGGACCGCTCATCGCTTGGCTCGTCGGGTGCGTCGGGGGGCTGTAGCCCCCGAACGGGTGGTGTCGTGGCCTTGCGTCCGGGATGCGACTGTCACCGCACAGCCACCCCGGCGTTGCCTGCAGGGGGCCGGGGTCGCTAGGTTCGCGCCGCACCGTCCGCCCGATCGACCCTCAGGCGGTCCCACCCCGCCCCCGTCTGACGGGGGCATCGCCTGAAAGGACGGGTCGCCCCGGTGGCTCTGCCCACCCTCACGCCCGAGCAGCGCGCCGCCGCGCTCGAGAAGGCCGCCGCCGCCCGTCGGGCGCGCGCCGCCCTCAAGGTCCGCCTCAAGGCGAGCGGGGTCTCGCTCGCCGACGTGCTCGAGAGCGGCGAGACCGACGAGGTGGTCGGCAAGATGAAGGTCGTCGCGGTCCTCGAGGCGATGCCCGGTGTCGGCAAGGTCAGGGCGCAGAAGATCATGGAGCGCCTCGAGATCAGCCCGTCGCGGCGCGTCCGGGGGCTCGGAGCCAAGCAGCGCGAGGCGCTGGAGCGGGAGTTCGCCGGCTCGTGACCGCCCGACTCACCGTGCTGGCCGGCCCGTCCGGGGTCGGCAAGGGCAGTATCATCGCGGTCGTCCGGCAGCGCCACCCGCACGTGTGGCTGTCGGTGAGCGTCACGACGCGGGCACCGCGGCCGGGGGAGACCGACGGTGTCGAGTACCACTTCGTCGACCAGGCCGAGTTCGACCGGATGGTCGACGCGGGCGAGCTGCTCGAGCACGACAGCCACATGGGTGCGTCGTACGGCACGCCCCGTGCTCCGGTCGAGGCCCGGCTCGCCGAGGGCGAGTCCGCCCTGCTCGAGATCGACCTGCACGGCGCGCGGCAGGTGCGCGCGGCCGTGCCCGACGCCCAGCTGGTCTTCCTCGCCCCGCCGTCGTTCGACGAGCTGGCCCGGCGGCTGGTCGGCCGGGGGACCGAGGACCCCGCGAAGGTGCGCCAGCGCCTCGACCGGGCGCGCATCGAGATGGCCGCCGAGGACGAGTTCGACGTCGTGGTCGTCAACGACGACCTCCAGCGCGCGGCCGACGCGCTGGTAGCCTTGATGGAGATCACCCCGTCTTAGAGGAGCACCTGTTGTCCGGCACCGTCGCGAACCCGATCGGCATCACCAACCCCCCGATCGACGAGCTGCTGGCCGCGACCGACTCCAAGTACAGCCTGGTCATCTACGCCGCCAAGCGCGCGCGTCAGATCAACGCCTACTACTCCCAGCTCGGTGAGGGCCTCCTGGAGTACGTCGGACCCCTCGTCGAGACGGGCGTCCAGGAGAAGCCGCTGTCGATCGCGCTGCGCGAGATCAACGCCGGCCTGCTGAGCCACGAGCAGGTCCCGGACCCGGTCGTCTAGTGAGCCGCGTGGTCCTCGGCGTCGCCGGGGGCATCGCCGCCTACAAGGCGGTGGAGCTGCTGCGGCAGCTGTCGGAGGCCGGTCACGAGGTCACCGTCGTCCCGACCGAGAGCGCGCTGCGCTTCGTCGGGGAGCCGACCTGGACCGCGCTGTCCGGCCGCCCGGTAGCGACCGACGTGTGGACCGACGTCCACGAGGTCCCGCACGTCCGGATCGGCCAGGCGGCCGACCTCGTCGTCGTCGCCCCCGCGACGGCCAACACCCTCGCCCGCGCTGCCCACGGGCTCGCGGACGACCTGCTCACCAACGTCCTGCTCACCGCGCGCTGCCCGGTCGTCATGGCGCCCGCGATGCACACCGAGATGTGGGAGCACCCCGCGACGCAGGCCAACGTCGCGACGCTCCGCGCACGCGGGGTCCTCGTCGTCGAGCCCGCGGTCGGGCGCCTGACGGGCGCCGACTCCGGCAAGGGCCGGCTGCCCGAGCCCGAGGAGCTCGCCCGCACCTGCGAGGCCGTCCTGCGCCGGGGTGTGCTCGCCCCCGACCTGACCGGGCGCCGGGTCGTGGTCTCCGCGGGCGGCACCCGCGAGCACCTCGACCCGGTCCGCTACCTCGGCAACCGCTCCAGCGGCCGGCAGGGCCACGCGCTGGCCCGCACGGCCGCCGCCCGCGGCGCCGAGGTCGTGCTCGTCACGAGCGCCTCCCTCCCCGACCCGGCCGGGGTGAAGGTCCTGCGGGTCACCAGCGCCGTGGAGATGCACGACGCGGTGCTCGCCGAGGCGGCCTCCGCCGACGCGGTCGTGATGGCCGCCGCCGTCGCCGACTACCGCCCGGCCGAGCGGCTCGCGACCAAGCGCAAGAAGACCGACACCCACGCCGTCGACCTCGTCCAGAACCCCGACGTCCTGCGGGCGCTGGTGGCCGCGCGCACGCCCGGTCAGGTGCTGGTCGGCTTCGCCGCCGAGACCGGCGACGACGCCGGGTCGGTGCTCGACCACGCCCGCGCGAAGCTCGCGGCCAAGGGCTGCGACCTGCTCGTCGTCAACGAGGTCGGCGAGACCGGGCACCCCACTGGCTTCGAGGGCGACCAGAACGCCGCCACCGTCCTCGGTGCGGACGGCACCGCCGTCGAGGTCCCGCTCGGGTCCAAGGACGCGCTGGCCGACGCCGTCTGGGACCTCGTCGCCCCCCGCCTGTGACCCCCACCCCTTCCGTCACCCCTTCCGCTTGTGCGCCGCTGGCGGCGCTACGAGCGCTCTGTAGCGCCGAGAACGGCGCACAAGCGGTCAGGGGGAGGGCGCTCAGGGGGACGGCGCTCAGGGGGAGGGCGGTCAGGGGGGCGCTGGTCACAGCACTGCTGCTCACCGGGTGCAGCGACGACGACCCGGCGAGCGACGCGGTCCCCGGACCGAGCGCCAGCGCGACCGCCACGGCCACGCTCGCCCCGACGGCGACGCCGTCCGTCGTACCCCCGTCCGTCGTACCCCCGTCCGTCCTACCCCCGTCCGGGAGTCCCACGGCACCGGGCGGCCCCGTGCGCAGGCCGGCGCGTGACGGGGACGTCGACGGCGACGGGCGCGAGGACCGCGTCACCGCCACCCAGGACCTGCTCACGGTCGTGCTCACCAGCGGCCGCACCGTCACCGCACCGGTGACGGCCGACACCGAGCCGCCGGTGCAGGGCGTCGTGGACGTCGACGGGGACGGCCGCGCCGAGGTCTTCCTCGAGACCACGCGCGGCGCGAGCACCGTCTTCTACACGCCGTTCCGCTTCGACGGGACGACGCTCGGAGCGCTCCAGCTCGGCGGCGAGCCGGCCCTGCTCGGCGTCGGCGGCACCGTCACCCACGGCGAGGGCTTCGCCTGCGCGAAGGGCACCCTGCTGGTGACGAGCAGCACCTCCGACGACGGCGAGACCTTCGACGTGACGTCGACGACGTACGCCGTGAGCGGGTTCGGGCTGCGGCAGAGCGGACGTGCTGTGGCGCGAGGCCTCGCGCAGGACGACCCGCGGGTCGCTGCCTCCTACCAGGTGGACTGCGGCTCGGTGACCCAGGACGGGTAGCCTGTCGGCGAATCCGCCCAACCACCAGGAGTGCTCGTGCCAGGCCGTCTGTTCACGTCCGAGTCCGTCACCGAGGGCCACCCGGACAAGATCGCCGACGCGATCAGCGACTCCATCCTCGACGCGCTGCTCGCGCAGGACCCGAAGTCGCGCGTCGCGGTCGAGACCCTCATCACCACCGGCCAGGTCCACATCGCCGGTGAGGTGACCACCGAGGGCTACGCCAACATCGCCGACATCGTGCGCAAGACGATCCTCGAGATCGGCTACGACAGCTCCAAGAAGGGCTTCGACGGCGAGTCCTGCGGCGTGAGCGTGAGCATCGGCGCGCAGAGCCCCGACATCGCGCAGGGCGTCGACGAGGCCTACGAGCACCGCGTCGAGGGCGACCAGGACGAGCTCGACCTGCAGGGCGCCGGCGACCAGGGCCTGATGTTCGGCTTCGCGTGCGACGAGACCCCCGAGCTGATGCCGCTGCCGATCGCGCTCGCGCACCGGCTCGCCAAGCGCCTCACCCAGGTCCGCAAGGACGGCCTCGTGCCCTACCTGCGGCCCGACGGCAAGACCCAGGTGACGATCGAGTACGTCGACGGCAAGCCCGTCCGGCTCGACACCGTCGTCGTGTCCTCCCAGCACGCCGAGGACATCGACATCGTCAACCTGCTCACCCCGGACATCAAGGAGCACGTGGTCGACCCCGAGCTCGCCGGCCTCGGCATCGAGACCGAGGGCTACCGCCTGCTCGTCAACCCGACCGGCAAGTTCGTCATCGGCGGCCCGATGGGCGACGCCGGCCTCACCGGTCGCAAGATCATCGTCGACACCTACGGCGGTTACGCCCGCCACGGCGGCGGTGCCTTCTCCGGCAAGGACCCGTCGAAGGTCGACCGCTCCGCCGCCTACGCCATGCGCTGGGTCGCGAAGAACGTCGTCGCCGCGGGCCTCGCGTCCAAGTGCGAGGTCCAGGTCGCCTACGCGATCGGCAAGGCCGAGCCGGTGGGCCTGTTCGTCGACACCTTCGGCACCGGCGTGGTCGACGACGAGGTCCTGCAGGCCGCGGTCACCGAGGTCTTCGACCTGCGCCCGGCCGCGATCATCCGCGACCTCGACCTGCTGCGCCCGATCTACGCGCAGACCTCCGCCTACGGCCACTTCGGCCGCGAGCTCGCCGACTTCACCTGGGAGTCGACCGACCGCGCCGAGCTGCTGAAGAAGGCCGCCGGGCAGTAGCCCGACCCCTCGTTGCGTCCTACGACCTGAGCGCACTGGTCGGGGTCGATCCGTAGGACGTAACGAGGCTGTGGAGGACGGGCCGTCCCCGTCGCAGCCACCCCCTAGCCTCGCGACCGTGACGGAACCTGTGGCACCGCCCGCGGAGCAGCTGCTGCTCGGTGGCACGCCGCGTCGTCGGGCACCGCGCGCAGCGGTGCCGCTCGCCACCGACCGACCGGTCGCGCGGGTCGCCGTCGACAGCGGTCTCGCGCACCTCGACCGCCCCTTCGACTACGCCGTCCCCGAGCCGATGGCGGCCGCCGAGCCGGGCTGCCGGGTGCGGGTGCGGTTCTCCGGCCGGCTCGTCGACGGCGTCGTGCTCGAGCGCACCGACGACACCGACCACGAGGGCTCCCTCGCCCCGCTGCAGTCGCTGGTCTCGCCCGAGCCGGTGCTGTCGGCAGAGGTCGCCGCGCTGTGCCGGGCGGCGGCGGACCGCGGTGCGGCTCCGCTCTACGACGCGGTGCGGCTCGCGCTGCCGCCGCGGCACGCCAAGGTCGAGGGCGAGCCTCCGGGCGAGCCCGCTGCCGCGCCGCCCGCGCCGGAGTCGGGGCCCTGGGAGCGCTACGCCGACGGGCCGGCCTTCCTCGAGGCGCTCGCCGCCGGTCGGCCCGCCCGCGCGGT carries:
- the mihF gene encoding integration host factor, actinobacterial type, which gives rise to MALPTLTPEQRAAALEKAAAARRARAALKVRLKASGVSLADVLESGETDEVVGKMKVVAVLEAMPGVGKVRAQKIMERLEISPSRRVRGLGAKQREALEREFAGS
- the gmk gene encoding guanylate kinase yields the protein MTARLTVLAGPSGVGKGSIIAVVRQRHPHVWLSVSVTTRAPRPGETDGVEYHFVDQAEFDRMVDAGELLEHDSHMGASYGTPRAPVEARLAEGESALLEIDLHGARQVRAAVPDAQLVFLAPPSFDELARRLVGRGTEDPAKVRQRLDRARIEMAAEDEFDVVVVNDDLQRAADALVALMEITPS
- the rpoZ gene encoding DNA-directed RNA polymerase subunit omega; protein product: MSGTVANPIGITNPPIDELLAATDSKYSLVIYAAKRARQINAYYSQLGEGLLEYVGPLVETGVQEKPLSIALREINAGLLSHEQVPDPVV
- the coaBC gene encoding bifunctional phosphopantothenoylcysteine decarboxylase/phosphopantothenate--cysteine ligase CoaBC; the protein is MSRVVLGVAGGIAAYKAVELLRQLSEAGHEVTVVPTESALRFVGEPTWTALSGRPVATDVWTDVHEVPHVRIGQAADLVVVAPATANTLARAAHGLADDLLTNVLLTARCPVVMAPAMHTEMWEHPATQANVATLRARGVLVVEPAVGRLTGADSGKGRLPEPEELARTCEAVLRRGVLAPDLTGRRVVVSAGGTREHLDPVRYLGNRSSGRQGHALARTAAARGAEVVLVTSASLPDPAGVKVLRVTSAVEMHDAVLAEAASADAVVMAAAVADYRPAERLATKRKKTDTHAVDLVQNPDVLRALVAARTPGQVLVGFAAETGDDAGSVLDHARAKLAAKGCDLLVVNEVGETGHPTGFEGDQNAATVLGADGTAVEVPLGSKDALADAVWDLVAPRL
- the metK gene encoding methionine adenosyltransferase; amino-acid sequence: MLVPGRLFTSESVTEGHPDKIADAISDSILDALLAQDPKSRVAVETLITTGQVHIAGEVTTEGYANIADIVRKTILEIGYDSSKKGFDGESCGVSVSIGAQSPDIAQGVDEAYEHRVEGDQDELDLQGAGDQGLMFGFACDETPELMPLPIALAHRLAKRLTQVRKDGLVPYLRPDGKTQVTIEYVDGKPVRLDTVVVSSQHAEDIDIVNLLTPDIKEHVVDPELAGLGIETEGYRLLVNPTGKFVIGGPMGDAGLTGRKIIVDTYGGYARHGGGAFSGKDPSKVDRSAAYAMRWVAKNVVAAGLASKCEVQVAYAIGKAEPVGLFVDTFGTGVVDDEVLQAAVTEVFDLRPAAIIRDLDLLRPIYAQTSAYGHFGRELADFTWESTDRAELLKKAAGQ